Within the Mixophyes fleayi isolate aMixFle1 chromosome 5, aMixFle1.hap1, whole genome shotgun sequence genome, the region AATTGATGACCCCTTGTCCTCTATGTGACATGTCATTGGTAGTGGCTGCCGTCATATTTATGGATCCGCTGCTCTTAATGGGGATCAATAATCACTATTTTTTAGGTGTGTCCCATCATCTACAGTTGAAAAAATCACTGGACCTCAGGTGCGTAGCTGAATCATCCTCATATGGAGTGTTACACGTTTTTTTGACATTGTGGCTGGTTGACAAAAATCATTAGGGCAAAAAtattgtaaaagtttttaaacaATATTCCTATATGTGTTTATTGCAGATCCACCTGCTGCTCCGTCTGTGCTCTGTGGGCCTTGTGTTTCTGTGCAATGCTGCAATGTGGACTTTATTTGCAAAAGCATTAAGATTCTCTTTATCTTCAGCGACTGCAACCGTGACAACAACAGCTTCAAATTTTGTATCTTCAGTGAGTAGTGAAATAGAAaatagctgtatatatatattatttcccaGAGCGCTCCAATAATATCACAGCAGCCCAGATTTCATCAAAAAGGAAAACCACGTTCCTATAATACCAACAAtacaaaaaagataaaacaatggGCGCTAGATAAAAGTCATATGTATAGTCCAAAGTACATCTCAAAAGTCCATATATAAACCAATGAGGACGTATCTTTAACTTCTGATTcctctctttttcttctttttaccaTTTCATCCTCATCAGATAGGCATATCAATAGGAAAAAAGAGGTAATATAACAATAGTGAAGTATGTCCAGACAAGATAATAAAAGGACCTAAGACACAATACCTCACCACGTGAGAAATAGAGGGGAGGGACCACCCCAATCTTTATGAGTGTAACTATAGATGAAATCACTCACCATAGATTCCAACACCCCACTTATGGTAATGTGCTTACATCAAACTTGGATAATAGAGGCATAATCAACATCTTTTCAAAAACGAATTTCCACACCGATGGACTTGAATCTTCTCTTATGTCCTTTGCCAGATCATAAAAACTCGAAAGAGAAGAATTCGATGTAGGTGCATTacttaaaacaatttattaaaagaataaataaataaaaacacaaacaaaaaacagtaaatgaatttgctgtttttttttattcttttaataaattgttttaagtAATGCACTTAGATCGAATTCTTCTCTTTCCAGTGTTTATGATCCGGCAAAGGACATAAGAGAAGATTCAAGTCCAGGGTTTCTCTGGGTGTTATAAGATTCCATGCACATTGTGCTATATCGAACACTGTACAGGAACAACTCATAATGGTTCCCAACCGTTACACAGGGGCCAGCGGAAACAGGACATAACTGTACTGCCTGTTGTGTGAAGGCACTGTACGGCAGGATGTACTGTTACACCCTGTTGTATAATGGCACAGCAGGATGCACAGTTATGTACTGTTGCGTGATTTCACCACATAGCAGGATGCACATGTACTGTACAGCAGGAAAATAATCCTTCTATAATAACTTATCTGAGCTGTTAATTGCAGCATGTGTACTGCCTGCTCTAATAAACTCACATATAGCTAGGTTATTCTTCTTACCAATATCACAGTTTGGCTTTCTGACCAGACATGGACACATAGCTGTGCTGGTGGCTCTCAGAGGTTGTTTAATGCTTGTTCAACTGTGATTCCCTATCTTTTTATAAGGATATCACAGGTACACTAGACTTGTTTTTTGCTTGTCATTTTATCAAGCATCAACTAATCCCAGTTTTATCTGTGTTGTAATATATTTTCTCCATGTTTCCCACTTGTTCATCTCTTGTATGACTCTTAAATATTTTATACCTTAAAAAAAACTGCGCTTAAGAAATCTGCACACAATATTCTATTTACATCCCAACAATGCTTCCGCTACAATGCCTAAAATTGAAATGGTTGGATAGTCACATGGACACTAATTAATGATCCTCCCACCATTCTTCAATTGTATTACCTTATTTAGAGCATGCCTCCAATAAATTGTCAGAATAGAAACTAAGTGCACAAGGCACTGCATACCAATGGATTCTTAAAATCAGCTTTATCTTCTACATATGAGATCAATATTTTTTGATTAAACGGCTTTTCTGATGTAAATGACATAATTGGCAATATAAGGTAGTGCAGCTCACCCTCTATGTCCAcacattagattttttttttggggggggggcattaaTCCCTCTTTAAAGTTGTTGTAGTATGACACTCAATTTATATTGTTTAGGTACTCGGTAATGTTTCGGAGTCTAACATGATTGCTGTAGTTTGCATTGCCCAATCAGTGCTTTGTACACTAGTCAAACAATCAATATAGAGAATGTTTCTATAACATGAATGGCATATGATGGTGTTGAAAATATGTGTTGCATAGTTCTGTATTTGCTCTTCCTGTTTTCTAGAGGCAGCAAACTTTTGGGTTGTAACTAACCTTTGTGAACTGAATCTGATACACATCTGTAACATATTTTTTACAGGCATTCCTTGGCAAAGTGCTTTTTGGAGAGTCACGTGCCCTGCTCTGGTGGGTTGGAATTTCAATTACTCTTTGTGGATTGGTTTTACTGCACACATCCTCACCACAAACTGAAGAGACAACAAAAAAGAAGAGCTAGACGATTGGAAAGAAGCTTC harbors:
- the TMEM42 gene encoding transmembrane protein 42 — protein: MWSTWGCSAVAGLLGALSACFAKLALGADYLKDLCEISAGEQAEICEWIHLLLRLCSVGLVFLCNAAMWTLFAKALRFSLSSATATVTTTASNFVSSAFLGKVLFGESRALLWWVGISITLCGLVLLHTSSPQTEETTKKKS